A single Struthio camelus isolate bStrCam1 chromosome 6, bStrCam1.hap1, whole genome shotgun sequence DNA region contains:
- the GBX2 gene encoding homeobox protein GBX-2, whose translation MSAAFQPSLMMMQRPLGSSTAFSIDSLIGSPPPPTPGHFVYTGYPMFMPYRPVVLPPPPPPPPALPQGALQPALPPAHPHHHQLPSLPTGFCSSLAQGMALTSTLMATLPGTFPASPQHQEAARKFAPPGNFDKAEGLPPDGGGDDGGKTFLGKDGALLPFPAADAVQASLVGAIRGQAKDDPKAEDDAKGKEESFSMDSDLDYSSDDNIPSQAAHKEEDSGTALEENPQNTNNSNNTTSTGKNRRRRTAFTSEQLLELEKEFHCKKYLSLTERSQIAHALKLSEVQVKIWFQNRRAKWKRVKAGNANSKTGEPSRNPKIVVPIPVHVSRFAIRSQHQQLEQARP comes from the exons ATGAGCGCGGCTTTCCAGCCTTCGCTGATGATGATGCAGCGCCCGCTGGGAAGCAGCACGGCCTTCAGCATCGATTCGCTCATCGGTagccccccgccgcccacccCCGGCCACTTCGTCTACACCGGCTACCCCATGTTCATGCCCTACCGGCCCgtggtgctgccgccgccgccgccgccgccgccggcgctgccgcagggcgcCCTCCaaccggcgctgcccccggctcacccccaccaccaccagctgcCCAGCTTACCCACGGGCTTCTGCTCCAGCCTGGCCCAAGGCATGGCCCTCACCTCCACCCTCATGGCTACGCTGCCCGGTACCTTCCCCGCTTCCCCCCAGCATCAGGAAGCCGCCAGGAAGTTCGCGCCGCCGGGTAACTTCGACAAGGCCGAAGGGCTCCCCCCGGACGGCGGCGGCGACGACGGCGGCAAAACCTTTTTGGGCAAGGACGGCGCCCTGCTGCCTTTCCCGGCCGCCGACGCCGTCCAGGCCTCCCTCG TTGGGGCTATCCGGGGCCAGGCGAAGGACGATCCCAAAGCGGAAGACGACGcaaaaggcaaagaggaaagtTTCTCCATGGACAGCGATCTAGACTACAGCTCCGACGACAACATCCCCAGCCAGGCGGCCCACAAGGAAGAGGACTCTGGCACCGCGCTGGAGGAAAACCCCCAGAACACCAACAACTCCAACAACACCACGTCCACGGGCAAAAACCGGAGGAGGCGAACGGCCTTCACCAGcgagcagctgctggagctggagaaagAGTTTCACTGCAAAAAGTACCTATCTCTGACAGAGAGGTCCCAGATCGCACATGCCCTCAAACTCAGTGAGGTGCAGGTCAAAATCTGGTTCCAGAACAGGCGGGCCAAATGGAAACGGGTCAAGGCAGGCAACGCCAACTCCAAGACGGGCGAGCCGTCCCGAAACCCTAAGATCGTGGTACCCATCCCGGTGCATGTCAGCAGGTTTGCGATCAGAAGTCAGCACCAGCAACTGGAGCAAGCCAGACCCTGA